The following nucleotide sequence is from Deinococcus terrestris.
CAGTCCATTCGGGCCGGAGCCGACGACGACCACGTCGTAATCGGCGCGATTCATCCTGCGCTGCTTCCCTGCCGTCCGGTGAGTGTAGGCACGGCGTAAAACTGCGTGAGGCCACACTGCGGACAGGTTCTCAGGTGCAAGACGCTGCCGGCGGCGTTGAAGAACCCGGCGTCTTCTTTCATCTGGACAAGCAGGCGGCTCTGACGCAAGACCGCCTCAAGCATAGGCGTCTGGTCGTTCGGACAGGGAAAAGCGGTGACAGTGTGGGTCATGGCGGCTCCTTCAGTGAGCGGTTTCAGGGGAAATCAAGAGGGGGCGATCTTAAGAGGCGAGGCTTTTATCGGGTGGCCCATCGTGGGGCAGGTCTGTCAGGATCCGGAAGGAGATGATCGCTTCATGCCTGAACCCCCCGGACTTTCGAAAATCGCTGCAGCAGCCAGGCCCGGCTCCTAAGAAGGGCGCGGTGCATTCGGGCGTAATCCCGGTCAGGAATCAGGAATAGCTCGAGCGTAATCATGATGGCGGAGAAGGTAATCAGGCCCATCATGACCGCGATGCCCAGATGGAATCCGATTCCCACAGCGAACAGCGGCAGGCGGTAGCGGCTCAGGGCCAAGAAGGGGAAACTCAACTGGTAGGCTAAGGTGGCGTATGCAGCGAGCGGGGCCAGCCAGACGTTCTTGAACAGTTCCTTGAAATAAGGAGTGGTGAACCAGTCGACCTGCGCGATGTAGTACATGGCTGTGCCATTCGTCCACAGTTCGCCCATAACCTTGCTGAGGCCCGCGACCGCGTATACGACGATCACCTGAAGGATCACGGCAACGATTCCAACGTTATGCAGCCAGGTTCGGGTCCGAACGCCTTCCGGATTTGGGGCGTCGGCAGGCAAGAACAGCACCATATAGAACAGAAGGATGCGGATGACGTTGTCCCCGCCGTCACCGAGTGATTCATTGCGCATTCCGATCAGCCAATACGTCACCAGGGCCAGCAGGGTCGCCCAGCGGGTTACGCGGCCCAGCAGCAGCAGGACAGCCGCGACGAGCATCAACAGGAGCACCAAGTGGACGCCCCAGGACTGCATGAACAGCGCCTGAACGGGGATGCCAAACGGACCGAGTTCAACGGACAGGTCCGTTCCGACGCCCTGTGGACCCCACAGGTACGCCGCGAACGGCCACTCGGTGAAGAGGCGAAACAGGATGACGAGGGCCACTCCGCATTGCAGGGCGCGCACGCCTGTGCGGTGGAGAGGCTCAGTGCTGAGGCGGCGAAAGAAGGTTCTCAGAGCACTCCAGTGCTGGGGCACGGTTACCGACCTCCGCTGACGGCAGCCCTGGGAAAACTGGCAGAGGTGCCGCTGCGGTGTAACAGGGAGATGACAGGTGCCTGCGAATCATGGCGGTCGTGGCCGAGGCTCGTTTCGAAGGCCAGTAGGGCCGGGGCAGGCGCGTAGAAGCCGGGCGCGGCGATCGGCAGGGTGTGTAGCGTGCCTACAACGACTTGTTGCCGCTCGGACTTCCCAGTAAACCGCTCTGGCCAAGCCGGAGGCGTTTCCAGGTGAAGACGCACGTTCACGAAGGTGTATGGCCGGATGCCTGCCGCTTTGGCCTGGTCGGCGCAGAAGGCTGACACGGGTGCGCGGAGAAGTTCAGTGGACTGCTTGCGCCAAGCGGTTAAGCTCTGCTCACCCAGGGTGCATAAGTCCTGGTCGCCGCGCTGGCAAGCGTCTATCACGTACTTCAGGTCTGCCGGGCCGGACATGTAATCCCGGACAGGATTAGTGATGGTACGGCTCAGGCGGTCGTACGCCGTCCAACGCCGCTCTTGGTGGGCGTGCCACAGGGGCTGCGCAATGTCCAACCACGGGGACTGGACGCTTTCCTTCTTCTCGTGCAGGCACTGGACCATCACGGAGGTGTTCGCCTGGATGGGGTTCGGGGCGAACAGCGTCCAGGCCTGCGTAAAGACCGTGTCGATGTACCGGTTAATGACGCCAGCAGTCATGACCTTCAGGGGATTTTGCGGGGTAACGTAGACCGCCGTGAAGAAGAAGTGAGCGAGCAGCCACACGCCACTGACAGTCATCACGGCGAGAGAGAGGAAGTGTTTCATAAGGAAACCTCCACAGAGACTTGTTCAGTCATGTGGCTGATCGTGCAGGCAGAGTGATGCTCACGGGTGTAGGGGTGCCCTGGTAGCAGAACTGCAGAAAGGCCGCAAGGAGAAGCGGCCTGGGACGTCGGACGCTGCTGCCTCGCAAAGTGCCAGCGCGACCAGCTAGAGAAGTCGGATCTACTTGCCTTTTTGGGGACCGGCTGGGCCGTTGAAGGCCGCGTCGCTAACGGTGGACAGATTGCCGAAGCTGGCCTGCTGTCCATCAAGGAAGAGGACCTGATCACCGAGGAAGAAGGCCTGGCGGCTCTGGGAAGAAGGAACATGCATGATGCGGGCCTGAGTCACGGTCGGAGCCCCGGTCAAGACGCCTTTTCCGGAGGCTTTGATGGAGGTCTGCAACTGGAGCGGGGTCTGCGCCTGAAGAGCCGGGGCGGTGACGGGACGAGTGGCCTGCGAGAGGCCCAGGCCACCCAGGGCGGTTAGGGCCAGCAGCGTGATCGGGAAGGGTTGTTTCATGTCAGCAAACCTCCAGAAAGGCCCGTTGCCGGGCACGGCGGTGAAGAGGTCCGGGCAAGAAGGAAAAATGTGTCCCCCTGCTTCTCCGAACGTCGGACCTGGTAAAACAGCGCTTACTTGACGGCGCCGCTGAGTGTGGGGGCGGGCAGCACGGTGGATGCGCCGGAGGCCAGCGTGGCCGCACCACTGATCGGCTCTTCATTTCGGGACCTCAGAAGTGTGCGTGAGATAGGGCAGGGAAGCGGAGCGGACCAAGGCAGTCAAAGCCTCTGGTGACCTGATGACCGGCTGTACGCACGGGCAGTTCTCGCGAAGGCGGGCCTGGGCGACAAACCTCGTTGAGCCTCTGTGGTCATCAGTGTCACAATGAAAGGACCACCGGAAAAAAACTGGAAAACGCGGCCGGTTCTCCGCTATTGCCTGCATGATCTCCTGCCTTTCCGCACGGCCCTTGCGTCCTGCCACTCCACCACCTGCCCTTGAAATCGTCACTTTCCTCCGGAGTCACTTCATGCCGAATTTCACGCCGCCCCGACCCCTGCGGTTTGAACTCATCCGCCACGAAGCTCTGCAGAAACTGAGTGAGGTCCGTGACGTGCCTCTTGTCGCGGTGATCGCACCGTCCGGGTATGGAAAGACAGTGCTTCTGGCTCAGGATGCAAGGCGTCGCCCGCATCCCACGGCGTGGTTGACCCTGGACGCCGACGCGGCGGACTTCGCAGATTTCGTGCATTCCGTTGCGCTCGCGCTTCAGTCGGCCCTCCCTGAACTGCATCTGCCCGCCGGAATGCCGGACGTACCCCTGCGGCCGGTCGATCTGGCCGAGGCGCTGAATGCGGCCGATCAGAACGTCAGCCTGGTCCTGGACAATGCCGACATTCTTTCCGAGGACAGTGGCCGCTGGCTGACCCTGCTCGTCGAGCACCTCCGCGAAGGGCATCAGGTGCTGGTGAGCAGTTACGGCGTGCTCGCCGCGCCGCTCGCCCGGCTGTCGGCCGCAGGCCTGTGCGCCATCGTCTCCACAGACCACCTGAGGTTCAATGTCGACGAGGCTCGGGAGGCTACGGCCGCCGACGAGGAGACTGCCCAGCAACTCGTGACAGAACTGGCTGGCTGGCCTATCGCCATTGCCCTGCACCGCAACGGCGCCGCCCAGGTTGTCGGGGTGGACACACTGCTGCGCGAACTCGTGTCGCAACTCCCTCCCACGCTTCAGGCTGTTCTGCCTGACCTGGGCGCGTTCGACCAATGGGACGAAGAGTTGATTCGGGCGGCGGAGTTGTCCGTGCCTGCTGGCTGGCTGGACGAACTGCGGCGTTCGGGGCTGCCGATCTCGACGACGGCGGACCAGACGGCACTTCCTCACCGTGAACTGCTGGGCTGGTTACGCAAGCAACTCTCCGGTGACCCAGCGCACGCCCGGCACACGTACCGCCGGGTCGCTGAGGCATACCAGCGGGCCGGGCGGGCCGTGCAGGCCATGCGGGCGCACTTGCGGGCTGGCGATCAGGAGGCCGCCGAACAGAGTATTCAGAGCTGGGTGTACCACTCCTGGCAACGTGGGGAACTCCGGTCCATCCTCTCGGTCCTGGATCAACTGCCGGACATTCGGACGCCGGGTCTGCGGAGTTCGTACGCGTACACCCTTGTCCAGGCGGGCAGGTTTGCCGAGGCGGATGACTTTCTGGCGTCCCTGCCGGACGAATTGGGCTTCCAGCGGGAAAGTAGCCGATTGACCATGTCAATGTTGCAAGGCCGCTACGAGCAGGCCATGACTGAACTCGACCATGCCGCCGCGTATCAGACCTCCCGCGCAGAAGAGGACTACCTCGCCCTGATAAGGATCGTGCTGCTGGTCGCCACCGGCCGCCGTCCGGAAGCGCATGCCCTGGCCCGGCAACTCCAGCGCGAGGGTGCGCCGAGCATTCCGGACCATATAGAACGGACCGTGACCGTCCTGTACACCATGG
It contains:
- a CDS encoding HTTM domain-containing protein; translated protein: MPQHWSALRTFFRRLSTEPLHRTGVRALQCGVALVILFRLFTEWPFAAYLWGPQGVGTDLSVELGPFGIPVQALFMQSWGVHLVLLLMLVAAVLLLLGRVTRWATLLALVTYWLIGMRNESLGDGGDNVIRILLFYMVLFLPADAPNPEGVRTRTWLHNVGIVAVILQVIVVYAVAGLSKVMGELWTNGTAMYYIAQVDWFTTPYFKELFKNVWLAPLAAYATLAYQLSFPFLALSRYRLPLFAVGIGFHLGIAVMMGLITFSAIMITLELFLIPDRDYARMHRALLRSRAWLLQRFSKVRGVQA
- a CDS encoding DUF5819 family protein, coding for MKHFLSLAVMTVSGVWLLAHFFFTAVYVTPQNPLKVMTAGVINRYIDTVFTQAWTLFAPNPIQANTSVMVQCLHEKKESVQSPWLDIAQPLWHAHQERRWTAYDRLSRTITNPVRDYMSGPADLKYVIDACQRGDQDLCTLGEQSLTAWRKQSTELLRAPVSAFCADQAKAAGIRPYTFVNVRLHLETPPAWPERFTGKSERQQVVVGTLHTLPIAAPGFYAPAPALLAFETSLGHDRHDSQAPVISLLHRSGTSASFPRAAVSGGR